From a single Sinorhizobium sp. RAC02 genomic region:
- a CDS encoding YitT family protein → MDVDKRRYGFWNPTPTRHTPLEDAQGLFASSMIAALGLALMSSAGLVASGTAGVAFILHYLTGYSFGLFYTVVNIPFYVLALKRLGWAFTIKTIIAVSLTSVITELQPHFVRIESIDPMWTAVLAGILLGFGLLGLYRHRASLGGVGVLAVYLQERFGIRAGLVQLAFDLFVLAAAFLVAPPFIVLCSVVGAVVLNLFLTVNHRADRYIAM, encoded by the coding sequence ATGGACGTTGACAAGCGGCGTTACGGCTTCTGGAACCCCACCCCGACCCGCCATACCCCGCTGGAAGATGCGCAGGGCCTGTTTGCGAGCAGCATGATCGCCGCACTCGGCCTCGCCTTGATGAGTAGCGCCGGGCTGGTGGCAAGCGGCACGGCCGGCGTCGCCTTCATCCTGCACTATCTCACCGGCTACAGCTTCGGCCTCTTCTACACCGTCGTGAACATCCCCTTCTACGTGCTGGCGCTGAAGCGCCTCGGCTGGGCCTTTACGATCAAGACCATCATCGCCGTCTCGCTCACCTCCGTCATCACCGAGCTGCAACCCCATTTCGTGCGCATCGAGAGCATCGATCCGATGTGGACGGCGGTGCTGGCCGGCATCCTGCTCGGCTTCGGCCTGCTCGGCCTCTACCGCCACCGCGCCAGCCTTGGCGGCGTCGGGGTACTCGCGGTCTACCTGCAGGAGCGTTTCGGCATCCGCGCCGGTCTCGTCCAACTTGCCTTCGATCTTTTCGTGCTGGCCGCCGCCTTCCTGGTCGCCCCGCCCTTCATCGTGCTCTGCTCGGTCGTCGGCGCCGTGGTGCTGAACCTGTTCCTTACCGTCAACCACCGCGCCGACCGCTACATCGCCATGTGA